A region from the Aphis gossypii isolate Hap1 chromosome 1, ASM2018417v2, whole genome shotgun sequence genome encodes:
- the LOC114125960 gene encoding uncharacterized protein LOC114125960 isoform X1, with the protein MDTMSGGADEKTKEKEDNERSRTMRPKLKYSLSYCPSMSRPLDFSVKGPVPIYIHKKQKVLTGCSYIELKLQKHSKVGEITFRNYYTASVSVLLLRSNTLQGPSMGSRNWEVGIKNRTLMNQPHCENGAQDYFSLCFTEAWNNVSKLKIILRQPSPMCKTFHLEEIKLYADVPRFGRPFFEQKLPPYLIHNTTTAISWRPSTRTCNDIQFVHRPDINNKTQCLGYVVEQVPNNYDSSKIT; encoded by the exons ATGGATACCATGAGCGGCGGTGCGGACGAAAAAACGAAAGAAAAAGAAGACAACGAACGTAGTCGTACAATGAG ACCGAAATTGAAATACTCGCTGTCATACTGCCCGTCCATGTCTCGGCCGTTGGACTTTAGCGTCAAAGGTCCCGTGCCGATTTACATACACAAAAAACAGAAAGTTCTCACCGGTTGTTCATACATCGAACTCAAGTTGCAAAAACACTCTAAG GTGGGTGAAATAACGTTCAGAAACTATTACACGGCCAGTGTAAGTGTGCTACTGTTAAGATCGAATACTCTGCAAGGACCTTCGATGGGATCGAGAAACTGGGAGGTGGGCATCAAGAACCGGACTCTAATGAATCAGCCGCACTGCGAAAACGGCGCACAAGACTATTTCTCGCTATGTTTCACTGAG gcGTGGAACAACGTTTCAAAGCTTAAAATCATACTTAGGCAACCGTCGCCAATGTGCAAAACGTTCCACTTGGAAGAGATTAAGTTGTATGCAGATGTACCTCGATTCGGTAGACCGTTTTTCGAA cAAAAACTACCGCCTTATTTGATTCATAACACCACGACGGCCATTTCATGGAGACCTAGTACAAGAACCTGCAATGACATACAATTTGTACATAGGCCAGACATAAATAACAAG ACTCAATGTCTTGGTTATGTAGTTGAACAAGTGCCAAACAATTATGACAGTTCAAAAATAACGTAA
- the LOC114125960 gene encoding uncharacterized protein LOC114125960 isoform X2 — protein sequence MSRPLDFSVKGPVPIYIHKKQKVLTGCSYIELKLQKHSKVGEITFRNYYTASVSVLLLRSNTLQGPSMGSRNWEVGIKNRTLMNQPHCENGAQDYFSLCFTEAWNNVSKLKIILRQPSPMCKTFHLEEIKLYADVPRFGRPFFEQKLPPYLIHNTTTAISWRPSTRTCNDIQFVHRPDINNKTQCLGYVVEQVPNNYDSSKIT from the exons ATGTCTCGGCCGTTGGACTTTAGCGTCAAAGGTCCCGTGCCGATTTACATACACAAAAAACAGAAAGTTCTCACCGGTTGTTCATACATCGAACTCAAGTTGCAAAAACACTCTAAG GTGGGTGAAATAACGTTCAGAAACTATTACACGGCCAGTGTAAGTGTGCTACTGTTAAGATCGAATACTCTGCAAGGACCTTCGATGGGATCGAGAAACTGGGAGGTGGGCATCAAGAACCGGACTCTAATGAATCAGCCGCACTGCGAAAACGGCGCACAAGACTATTTCTCGCTATGTTTCACTGAG gcGTGGAACAACGTTTCAAAGCTTAAAATCATACTTAGGCAACCGTCGCCAATGTGCAAAACGTTCCACTTGGAAGAGATTAAGTTGTATGCAGATGTACCTCGATTCGGTAGACCGTTTTTCGAA cAAAAACTACCGCCTTATTTGATTCATAACACCACGACGGCCATTTCATGGAGACCTAGTACAAGAACCTGCAATGACATACAATTTGTACATAGGCCAGACATAAATAACAAG ACTCAATGTCTTGGTTATGTAGTTGAACAAGTGCCAAACAATTATGACAGTTCAAAAATAACGTAA
- the LOC114126140 gene encoding uncharacterized protein LOC114126140 isoform X1: MGNHNSFNLNHKEQLHSARINSLNKDPTLGMLPMEKLGKLLIQKSLEEDSINGIGCGVFKRYLFPQYPEMARKLFAFLVTSSGGPASSHVISYSNFKTQTERLLSVLADDRQVLMYVTMYADGKEEIDQDQFRDLLIAVYKLAMDHYPEGPQSCRYIFKTVQAVVDSAFHKKLTLKVGYLTNWILQHCPRLIVLLHRYIVHILSTGYRSVIEKCPYSKPNENEPNDLELTTPVLEQENLFKTEKNPLLPLSQVWILSTTLPALYTQPILHSKPTPNCFNTQNFLSKFLDYSCPSHWTLLYNSNQHGIGSNRFLHHVLSYRGPTLTFLRGDEGVLFCMGGTSEWRESHQYWGGDDTIILQLLPYYKVINRGPKSMYLNTSIRGYPKGIRAGNDPRKPSIEVDDSFQHVTHCGIPYKLESVEVWGCGSPKNREVQLDIKNWQIKEAEKNRKLKMTSKEWLDHPDRYLLELAGRQTYSTS, translated from the exons atgggcAATCAcaacagttttaatttgaatcacAAGGAACAGTTGCACTCTGCCAGGATTAATTCTCTCAACAAGGACCCAACACTCGGCATGTTACCAATGGAAAAACTTggaaag ttattaattcaaaagagTTTAGAAGAAGATTCAATTAATGGTATTGGCTGTGGTGTATTTAAG CGATACTTGTTTCCACAATATCCTGAAATGGCTCGTAAACTTTTTGCATTTCTGGTTACTTCATCTGGTGGTCCTGCTTCTTCCCATGTAATTAGTTATTCAAACTTTAAAACCCAAACTGAACGTTTGCTGAGTGTTTTGGCTGATGACCGCCAAGTATTGATGTACGTCACG ATGTATGCTGATGGAAAAGAAGAAATTGATCAAGACCAATTTCGAGATCTACTTATAGCTGTGTACAAACTTGCAATGGATCATTATCCTGAAGGGCCTCAATCATgtcgttatatatttaagactGTTCAAGCCGTTGTTGATTCTGCA tttcataaaaaattaacactaaAAGTGGGTTACTTGACCAATTGGATACTTCAACATTGTCCACGGTTAATTGTCTTACTCCATCGATATATTGTTCACATCTTGTCCACTGGTTACAGATCCGTTATTGAAAAGTGCCCATATTCCAAAcctaat GAAAACGAACCTAAT GATCTCGAATTAACAACTCCAGTTTTGGAACAAGAGAACTTGTTCAAAACTGAAAAGAATCCATTATTGCCATTGTCTCAAGTGTGGATATTATCTACAACATTACCAGCATTATATACTCAACCGATTTTGCATTCCAAACCAACACCAAATTGTTTCAACACTCAAAACTTCTTATCAAAAttt TTGGACTATTCTTGTCCATCACATTGGACACTATTGTACAACAGCAATCAACACGGTATCGGaagtaatag gtTTTTACACCATGTACTAAGTTATCGGGGGCCAACGTTAACGTTCTTGCGAGGTGATGAAGGGGTTTTATTTTGCATGGGAGGTACATCTGAATGGCGGGAGTCACATCAATACTGGGGTGGAGATGACACCATAATTTTGCAATTATTACCCTATTACAAAGTAATCAACC GTGGTCCAAAATCTATGTATTTGAACACATCTATACGTGGATACCCAAAGGGCATCAGAGCTGGTAACGACCCAAGAAAACCATCAATTGAAGTTGATGACTCGTTTCAACATGTTACTCACTGTGGCATACCATACAAGTTGGAAAGTGTTGAAGTATGGGGTTGCGGTTCAccaaaaaatag agaaGTACAATTGGATATAAAGAACTGGCAAATCAAAGAGGCTGAGAAGAaccgaaaattaaaaatgacatcAAAAGAATGGTTAGATCACCctgatagatatttattagagTTGGCTGGACGTCAGACATATTCAACATCATAA
- the LOC114126140 gene encoding uncharacterized protein LOC114126140 isoform X2, which yields MGNHNSFNLNHKEQLHSARINSLNKDPTLGMLPMEKLGKLLIQKSLEEDSINGIGCGVFKRYLFPQYPEMARKLFAFLVTSSGGPASSHVISYSNFKTQTERLLSVLADDRQVLMYVTMYADGKEEIDQDQFRDLLIAVYKLAMDHYPEGPQSCRYIFKTVQAVVDSAFHKKLTLKVGYLTNWILQHCPRLIVLLHRYIVHILSTGYRSVIEKCPYSKPNDLELTTPVLEQENLFKTEKNPLLPLSQVWILSTTLPALYTQPILHSKPTPNCFNTQNFLSKFLDYSCPSHWTLLYNSNQHGIGSNRFLHHVLSYRGPTLTFLRGDEGVLFCMGGTSEWRESHQYWGGDDTIILQLLPYYKVINRGPKSMYLNTSIRGYPKGIRAGNDPRKPSIEVDDSFQHVTHCGIPYKLESVEVWGCGSPKNREVQLDIKNWQIKEAEKNRKLKMTSKEWLDHPDRYLLELAGRQTYSTS from the exons atgggcAATCAcaacagttttaatttgaatcacAAGGAACAGTTGCACTCTGCCAGGATTAATTCTCTCAACAAGGACCCAACACTCGGCATGTTACCAATGGAAAAACTTggaaag ttattaattcaaaagagTTTAGAAGAAGATTCAATTAATGGTATTGGCTGTGGTGTATTTAAG CGATACTTGTTTCCACAATATCCTGAAATGGCTCGTAAACTTTTTGCATTTCTGGTTACTTCATCTGGTGGTCCTGCTTCTTCCCATGTAATTAGTTATTCAAACTTTAAAACCCAAACTGAACGTTTGCTGAGTGTTTTGGCTGATGACCGCCAAGTATTGATGTACGTCACG ATGTATGCTGATGGAAAAGAAGAAATTGATCAAGACCAATTTCGAGATCTACTTATAGCTGTGTACAAACTTGCAATGGATCATTATCCTGAAGGGCCTCAATCATgtcgttatatatttaagactGTTCAAGCCGTTGTTGATTCTGCA tttcataaaaaattaacactaaAAGTGGGTTACTTGACCAATTGGATACTTCAACATTGTCCACGGTTAATTGTCTTACTCCATCGATATATTGTTCACATCTTGTCCACTGGTTACAGATCCGTTATTGAAAAGTGCCCATATTCCAAAcctaat GATCTCGAATTAACAACTCCAGTTTTGGAACAAGAGAACTTGTTCAAAACTGAAAAGAATCCATTATTGCCATTGTCTCAAGTGTGGATATTATCTACAACATTACCAGCATTATATACTCAACCGATTTTGCATTCCAAACCAACACCAAATTGTTTCAACACTCAAAACTTCTTATCAAAAttt TTGGACTATTCTTGTCCATCACATTGGACACTATTGTACAACAGCAATCAACACGGTATCGGaagtaatag gtTTTTACACCATGTACTAAGTTATCGGGGGCCAACGTTAACGTTCTTGCGAGGTGATGAAGGGGTTTTATTTTGCATGGGAGGTACATCTGAATGGCGGGAGTCACATCAATACTGGGGTGGAGATGACACCATAATTTTGCAATTATTACCCTATTACAAAGTAATCAACC GTGGTCCAAAATCTATGTATTTGAACACATCTATACGTGGATACCCAAAGGGCATCAGAGCTGGTAACGACCCAAGAAAACCATCAATTGAAGTTGATGACTCGTTTCAACATGTTACTCACTGTGGCATACCATACAAGTTGGAAAGTGTTGAAGTATGGGGTTGCGGTTCAccaaaaaatag agaaGTACAATTGGATATAAAGAACTGGCAAATCAAAGAGGCTGAGAAGAaccgaaaattaaaaatgacatcAAAAGAATGGTTAGATCACCctgatagatatttattagagTTGGCTGGACGTCAGACATATTCAACATCATAA